GGAACCGCCGTTTCGGCCCGCTGCGCCGCCGATTGGGCGCGGATTGGCCAAGAGTCCGCTGGGCACCCGGGCGCGAACCTGCTAGCGCCCCGGCTTCATGGCATTCACCTTTCGCACCATCACCGTAGAGGGCCTGACCCTGCGCGTCGGCTTCAAAAACGCAGCTTCGCAGGCCACGCCGCTGCTGATGCTGAACGGGATCGGCTTCAACGCCGAACTGATGGAGCCGCTGTCGCGCCAGTTCCCCGGCCGCCCTATCGTCTGCCCTGACATGCCCGGTTGCGGACAATCGCCCGATCCGGTCCTGCCCTATACCATGTCGCGCCTGTCACGGGCGATGCTGGCGCTGATGGAGACGGAATTTCCGGACCGCCCGTTTGACCTGCTCGGCTTTTCATGGGGCGGCGCCTTGGCGCAGCAGATCGCGACATCGGCGGCACGGCGGGTGAACCGCATGGTGCTGCTCGCCGCGCCCTCGGGGATGCCCCTGCCCTTCGCCAATCCCGAAGTGATGCGGCGTTTGCTCGACCCGACCGAGTACGTCGACCCAACGCTGCTCTCCGAAAACTTTCACGCGCTGTTGCAAGAAGGCGGCGCGGGTGCGGGACTGTTGCGCCGCTTCGTCATGCCCAGTCCGCGCGGCGTGGGCAGTCAGGTGCTGGCGCTGGCCGGGTGGAGTTCGGCGATGCTGCTGCCGTTCGTGCGCATGCCCGTTCTGCTCGCTGGAATGGCGGAAGACCCCATCGTCCCCATCGCGCATCAGCGGGCGCTGTCCTGCCTGATCCCGCAGGCCGAGACGGTTGAGTTCCGCCAGGGCAGTCACCTCCTCCCGCTCGCCCTGCCCGACAAGGTGGGTGCGCAACTGGCCGCGTTCATGGCCGGAGACGAAACCGTCCCCGCCTGATTGCGGACAACCTCTTTTCTTTTGCGGACATTGCGATAGCCTGACCCCAAAGCAATTGTGGGAGGCGTGAAGCTTGCGTCATATCGCGGTGATCGGTTCCGGCCCGGCCGGATATTATACGGCAGAGGCATCGCTGAAACACTGGGGAGACGACGTGCGGGTCGACGTGTTCGACCGGCTGCCCGTGCCCTATGGCCTGATCCGAACGGGTGTCGCACCCGATCACCAGACGATCAAGGCGGTTTCCGGCCGATACGAGAAAACGGCGCTGACCGACAATGTCCGCTTCGTCGGCAACGTCACTATCGGCAGCGACATTACTATCGAGGAACTGCAGAGCCTGTACGACGCGGTTGTTGTCGCCACCGGCGCGCCGCATGACCGGCAGCTTGGCATTCCGGGCGAGGAGCTGAAGGGCGTCTACGGCAGCGCCGCCTTCGTCGGGTGGTACAATGCCCATCCGCAGTTCCGCAATCTGGACCCGGACCTGTCGGCCGACACCGCCGTCGTCATCGGCATGGGCAATGTGGCTTTGGACGTCAGCCGCATCCTTTCCAAGACCGAGGCCGAGTTCGCAGGGTCCGACATCGCCGCCCATGCGCTGAACATCCTTTCGGGTTCGAACATAAAGCGGATCGTCCTGCTGGGCCGTCGCGGGCCGCACCAGATCATGATGACGCCCAAGGAACTGGGCGAACTGGCAAGGCTCGAACGCGCCAGCCCCCGCGTCGATGCCGCGGACCTGCCCGACGAAGGCGAGGACGCGATGCTGGAACCTGGCTTGCGCAAATCGGTGAACCACTTGCGCAGCTTTGCCGCGATCCCCGAACACATGCACGCGGACAAGGCGATCGAGGTGGACTTCGACTTTTTCGCCAGCCCCGTCGCGATTCTGGGCGAGGGCAAGGTTGAAGGAATCGAGGTAGAGCGCACCGAGGTCAAAGCCGGACGCGCGGTCGGCACGGGCGAGAAATACATCATCCCCTGCGGCCTCGTTGTATCGTGCATCGGCTATCGAAGCGCGAACATCCCCGGCGTACCGTTCGATGAGCGTCTTGGCCGCTTCGCCAATGACGAGGGGCGGATCGTCAACGGCCTCTATTGCGTCGGCTGGGCTCGGCGCGGGCCGACCGGGACCATCGGCACCAACAAGCCCGACGGTTTCGCCATCGTCGAAAAAATCGCTCAGGACATGGACAAGGGCGTTTTGGGGAACGGCGGCAAGAAAGGCCGCGCCGGTTTCGACGCGCTGGCCGCCGAACGCGGGCTGGACGTCGTCACCTTCCGCGATTGGAAGAAGATCGAGGAAGCCGAAGCGGCAGCAGCGCGCGATGGCTCTCCGCGTGAGAAGTTCGCGGATATCGAGGCGATGATCCGGGCGGCGCAGTAATGGTGCCAGACACGATGGATAGCGTGCGGATCGGCGGCATTTTGCTGATGGTAGGCTGCGGCATGATGCCGTTCATCATCGTGGAATACATCTTGATCATGAAGGCTGTGGCTACTGATGCCAGCGTGGCCGAAAGGCTGGTACATTCTCGCGCCTCGCACCACGCGCTTTCACGCGGTTGGCATTTCGAAGCTCTGGGAATGGCGATGTTAGCCGCAGCAGCATTCTGCCTTGCCGAAGGTCCCGGCAAGGCAGGCTGGATCGTCGCCGGTGTCGGCGCAATCGCGGTCATCCCAATGTATGCGCTGATGATCGGGGGCTTCGGGGCCGCGAATGGCTTGCCTGACGATCAGGCTGGACCGCTGTTCATGGCAACGCGGGCGGTGGCGACGGAAATATTCGTCTTCGGCAACCTTGTCACCGGTGCCGGTGTGACGCTGGCATTCGTTCTGATGCAGCGCGGCGGTACTTCCATTGCGCCTTGGATCGTATGGCCAGCGTTGCTCGGATGGGGTGGGTCTACGCTTGGCTTCCTCGCACTCTATGCGGGCGTGTCATTGCCGCTGGCCGCGGCCGGAGCATTTGCACTACTTGGCTTTGTAGCGACGGCCGTTTTTGGAGCGTCCGTCGCCGTCAACGGGCTTTAGCGCCCCTCGCCTGCCTGCGCGTTTGATGGTGCGGGCGGCTGCAAGCCGTTGATCGTTTCGCCAAGGCGTTGGCCGAAATCCTGTGCACGGGGGGCGCAGGCCTTGTTCGCGGTTTCGATGTCACCCAGCAGCGTGGGGATCGCCTGCGGCTTGATCTGCGCCTCTATCTTGCCATTGGTGCGCGCTTCGTAGCGGCCCATGAAATAGCTCATCATAAAGCCCAGACCGCGCTTCTTGCCCTCGTCCTGCTCTTGCGAGCTGGCGACAAGCGCCCATGCCGCGCACTGCAAGTCCGGATCGGTAGCCGTCTGCGCCTGCGCAGGGATCGCGGCACTGCCCATCAAGGTGGCGGCCAGAATGGCGGAAATGGTTTTGGTCATATTCAAAAAACTCCCGTCTGGGCGCGGCCCCTAACGCCTGACGCGCCCGATGGCCAACCCATGCGGCAGCCCACATGGACGAACCGGGCTTGCCACAGGATGAAGGGATCGGATGAGTCTTTTGTTTAGTCCCTGAAGCGCCGGGCGCGGGCCGTCCGGCCCGTTTGGCTTCGCACCAATAAGGCGCGGCGGCCGTTCGGCCTGGCGCGAGTCGCTTCGCGCCCCGATCTCACCTAATCAACCCCACCGCCAACGTCGCAAAAACTGAGGTTGCGTCGTTTTTTCGTTCAGGTCGAGCCGAGCGTGGTGTCGCGATGCGACCTGAAACGCAGCGACCTTATGGTCGTGAGCACCGGAACGCGCTTCGCGGTGCCGCGCGCAGGCCAGCCCAAAAAAATCGGGAGTTCGCGGAAAAGCGGCGTAACCTCACACCCTCATCGGCATGAGGACATAGAGCGCCGGGCTCTTGTCGTTCTGCCGGATCAGGGTCGGCGCACCGGCATCGGCAAGGTGCAGTTCGACATTGTCGCCTTCGATCTGGGCAAGGATGTCTTTCAGGTAATTGGCGTTGAAGCCGATCTCCAGCCCCTCGCTGCCATAGTCGGCGGCGATTTCCTCTGCCGCGGTGCCATTGTCGGGCGACGTGACGGACAGCGTGACGCGATCGTTGTCGACCGCCATCTTCACCGCACGGGTCTTTTCGGTGGCGATCGTCGCAACGCGGTCCACGCCGGAAAAGAACGACTTGGGGTCCAGCTTCAGCAGCTTGTCGTTGCCGGTGGGAATGACGCGGCTGTAGTCGGGGAACGTGCCGTCGATCAGCTTGCTGGTCAGGACGATGCCGCCTTCTCCGCCCAGCGTGAAGCGCACCTTGCTGGCCGACAGGTCGATCTGGACGTTCGAATCGAGCGCCTCTTCCAAGAGCTTGCGCAGTTCCGCGACGCATTTGCGCGGCACGATCACGTCGGGCATGCCCTCTGCCCCGTCAGGGCGGGCGATGGTGAAGCGGGCCAGGCGGTGGCCGTCTGTGGCGGCGGCCTTCAGCACCGGCTGTCCGCCCGGACCGTCGTCGGCCACGTGGAAGAAGATACCGTTCAGGTAGTACCGCGTTTCCTCGGTACTGATCGCAAACCGGGTGCGGTCGATCAACTGCGCCAGAGTCTGCGCCGGGATTTCGAAGCTGGTCGGAAGGTCGCCTTCGACGATGACCGGAAAATCGTCACGCGGCAGGGTCGGCAGCTGGAACCGGCTGCGTCCGGCCTTTACGACCATGCGATTGTCGGCGGTTTCGAGGGAGACCTGCGATCCGTCGGGCAGCTTGCGCGCGATGTCGAACAACAGGTGGGCCGATACGGTGATC
The sequence above is a segment of the Croceicoccus naphthovorans genome. Coding sequences within it:
- a CDS encoding alpha/beta fold hydrolase → MAFTFRTITVEGLTLRVGFKNAASQATPLLMLNGIGFNAELMEPLSRQFPGRPIVCPDMPGCGQSPDPVLPYTMSRLSRAMLALMETEFPDRPFDLLGFSWGGALAQQIATSAARRVNRMVLLAAPSGMPLPFANPEVMRRLLDPTEYVDPTLLSENFHALLQEGGAGAGLLRRFVMPSPRGVGSQVLALAGWSSAMLLPFVRMPVLLAGMAEDPIVPIAHQRALSCLIPQAETVEFRQGSHLLPLALPDKVGAQLAAFMAGDETVPA
- a CDS encoding FAD-dependent oxidoreductase, with translation MRHIAVIGSGPAGYYTAEASLKHWGDDVRVDVFDRLPVPYGLIRTGVAPDHQTIKAVSGRYEKTALTDNVRFVGNVTIGSDITIEELQSLYDAVVVATGAPHDRQLGIPGEELKGVYGSAAFVGWYNAHPQFRNLDPDLSADTAVVIGMGNVALDVSRILSKTEAEFAGSDIAAHALNILSGSNIKRIVLLGRRGPHQIMMTPKELGELARLERASPRVDAADLPDEGEDAMLEPGLRKSVNHLRSFAAIPEHMHADKAIEVDFDFFASPVAILGEGKVEGIEVERTEVKAGRAVGTGEKYIIPCGLVVSCIGYRSANIPGVPFDERLGRFANDEGRIVNGLYCVGWARRGPTGTIGTNKPDGFAIVEKIAQDMDKGVLGNGGKKGRAGFDALAAERGLDVVTFRDWKKIEEAEAAAARDGSPREKFADIEAMIRAAQ
- the dnaN gene encoding DNA polymerase III subunit beta encodes the protein MKATIERATLLHSLSHVQSVVERRNTIPILSNVLIEAKADGAVRVMATDLDLQVVETMPAASVESAGAITVSAHLLFDIARKLPDGSQVSLETADNRMVVKAGRSRFQLPTLPRDDFPVIVEGDLPTSFEIPAQTLAQLIDRTRFAISTEETRYYLNGIFFHVADDGPGGQPVLKAAATDGHRLARFTIARPDGAEGMPDVIVPRKCVAELRKLLEEALDSNVQIDLSASKVRFTLGGEGGIVLTSKLIDGTFPDYSRVIPTGNDKLLKLDPKSFFSGVDRVATIATEKTRAVKMAVDNDRVTLSVTSPDNGTAAEEIAADYGSEGLEIGFNANYLKDILAQIEGDNVELHLADAGAPTLIRQNDKSPALYVLMPMRV